A genomic region of Gallus gallus isolate bGalGal1 chromosome 19, bGalGal1.mat.broiler.GRCg7b, whole genome shotgun sequence contains the following coding sequences:
- the PRR11 gene encoding proline-rich protein 11 isoform X1 codes for MAKRKQRRRKPRGRTKPGRRREAGAAASQPQLSAFHTTPPSAQRRTAAPRGRGDRSAAIRPGPAHLPPDAAAAAARASLCSLPLHGVKHVVKPLAAVAALLYCWCHSAVAQSFTAVKEMIFPSQVYLKELNAFKEQLEKLEMEFSRLQGILQKSGIMTLSSESSHCQRCSKTVLGAPVEVQPDPPPSVPGPPAVQLQPTAVPPPLPPPPPPPPPPLPPPKLPAAPLLLKRGNGSKALLEPSVKKDAPMHITLKDLLNVKLRKTDSSLRTDKAGSPARTRRALITVSDLQSVNLRSKSKPSAHVTSSLNTPPKNQLDLRKHLKKVNIQRSPGGTPLNKENTECGTGLTPIMTQALRRKFQMAHPKSPSPARLSAANSFDEHK; via the exons ATGGCAAAGCGCAAACAGCGCCGCCGAAAGCCCAGAGGCAGAACCAAACCCGGGCGGCGGAGGGAGGCGGGGGCGGCCGCATCGCAGCCACAGCTTTCGGCCTTTCACACAACGCCTCCGTCCGCCCAGCGCCGCACAGCAGCGCCCCGGGGCCGCGGTGATCGCAGCGCTGCCATCCGCCCCGGCCCGGCTCACCTTCCTCCGgacgcagccgcagccgcagcccggGCCTCGCTCTGCTCGTTGCCGTTGCACGGTGTGAAGCACGTGGTGAAACCTTTGGCAGCAGTAGCGGCGCTGCTGTACTGCTGGTGCCACAGCGCTGTCGCACAG AGTTTTACGGCGGTTAAAGAGATGATATTTCCATCACAAGTCTACTTAAAGGAGCTAAATGCATTCAAAGAGCAGCTGGAAAAGCTGGAAATGGAATTTTCCAGACTACAAGGAATCCTCCAG AAGAGTGGAATTATGACTTTGTCTTCAGAAAGCTCTCATTGCCAGAGGTGCAGTAAAACAGTTCTGGGTGCTCCTGTAGAAGTGCAGCCAGACCCTCCACCGTCAGTTCCTGGGcctcctgcagtgcagctgcagcccacagctgtgccaccgcctcttcctcctcctcctccacctccaccaccaccactgccaccaccaaaactgcctgcagcacctctcctccTTAAACGTGGCAATGGCTCTAAAGCACTTCTG GAGCCATCAGTCAAAAAAGATGCACCAATGCACATCACTCTCAAAGATCTCCTGAATGTAAAGCTAAGGAAGACGGACAGCAGCCTGAGAACAGACAAG gCAGGATCCCCAGCGAGGACACGCAGGGCATTAATTACAGTCTCTGATTTACAGAGTGTTAATCTGAGATCCAAATCCAAGCCATCAGCTCACGTTACAAGCTCCTTAAA tACCCCACCTAAAAACCAGTTAGATCTTCGGAAACATCTTAAGAAAGTCAATATACAAAG AAGTCCTGGTGGCACTCCgctaaataaagaaaacactgaatgtGGGACTGGGCTGACACCGATTATGACACAGGCACTACGGCGTAAATTCCAG ATGGCACATCCGAAGAGTCCCTCACCGGCCCGGCTGAGCGCTGCCAACAGCTTTGATGAGCACAAGTAA
- the SMG8 gene encoding protein SMG8 isoform X1 produces MAGPLAGPLAGPGGAMAGPVSLRELLLAGGEPSGAATAAAPGEEEVCVVGIFGKTALQLCSEKAALVSTVCDRQVFPLFEREEAEEAGGGAGREGEAAGRDYNHLQAYYSQESRVLYLVLTSICDTPQLLRACGDLAAAESRENGPGVPLPHAEAHEFWKHQEKLHCLSLLYLFSVCHILLLVHPTCSFDITYDRVFRALDGLRQKVLPSLKAAIKDCPVGKEWKLNCRPCPPRLLFLFQLNGALKVDPPPGRGQDPCGHLEKPPPKKHSPKRRLQHALEDQIYRIFRKSRVLTNQSINCLFTVPANQAFVYIVAGGAQDGEDPVAMLLDQLRSNCTMRETDSLLAPTLSGPRRYQMMRHGRQQLSFHAESSSSSSSSSGQLVDCTLKEFLWQHVELVLSKKGFDDSVGRNPQPSHFELPTYQKWVAAALKLYEVTIEGKDDDPTSLTGELSSKIMGSIKVLEGYLDIDTKFSENRCQKALPMAHSAYQSNLPHNYTMTVHKNQLAQALRVYSQHARGPAFHKYAMQLNEDCYKFWSNGHQLCEERSLTDQHCVHKFHLLPKAGEKPEADRNPPILYHNSRARSTGACNCGRKQAPRDDPFDIKAANYDFYQLLEEKCCGKLEHINFPIFQPSTPDPAPARDEASPAPPEGEIEKLKEKEPQTQGESTGLSLALSLGQSTGSLGTYPPDAQGGGDNAEGQGQSGESKSEKRPSLVDRQASTVEYLPGMLHSNCPKGLLPKFSSWSLVKLGPAKAYNFHTGLDQQGFIPGTNYLMPWDIVIRTRAEDEGDLDTNSWPAPNKAIPAKRSAVVMGRGRRRDDIARAFVGFEYEDARGRRFMCSGPDKVMKVMGGGPKESAIKALNSDMPLYILSSTQGRGLKPHYAQFMRLFVVVPDAPLQITLTPQVQPGPPPCPVFYPEKQEITLPSDGLWVLRFPYAYVTERGPCFPPKESQQLMSYKVLRGILKAMTQ; encoded by the exons aTGGCGGGGCCGCTGGCGGGGCCGCtggcggggccgggcggagcgATGGCGGGGCCGGTGAGCCTgcgggagctgctgctggccggCGGCGAGCCGAGCGGGGCGGCGACGGCTGCGGCTCCCGGAGAGGAGGAGGTGTGCGTGGTGGGCATCTTCGGCAAAACCGCGCTGCAGCTGTGCTCGGAGAAAGCGGCCCTGGTGAGCACCGTGTGCGACCGGCAGGTGTTCCCCCTCTTCGAGCGGGAGGAGGCCGAggaggcgggcggcggcgcggggcgggagggCGAGGCGGCCGGCAGGGACTACAACCACCTGCAGGCGTACTACAGCCAGGAGAGCCGCGTGCTGTACCTCGTGCTCACCTCCATCTGCGATACGCCGCAGCTGCTGCGGGCGTGCGGGGACCTGGCCGCGGCCGAGAGCCGGGAGAACGGCCCCGGAGTGCCGCTGCCCCACGCCGAAGCGCACGAGTTCTGGAAGCACCAGGAGAAGCTGCACTGTCTCAGCCTCCTTTACCTGTTCTCCGTGTGCCACATCCTGCTGTTGGTGCACCCGACCTGCTCCTTCGACATCACCTACGACCGCGTCTTCAGGGCGCTGGATGGGCTGCGGCAGAAGGTGCTGCCCTCCCTGAAGGCGGCCATCAAGGACTGCCCCGTGGGTAAGGAGTGGAAGCTGAACTGCAGGCCCTGCCCGCCGCGCCTGCTCTTCCTCTTCCAGCTGAATGGGGCCCTGAAGGTGGATCCCCCCCCGGGCAGGGGCCAGGACCCCTGCGGCCACCTGGAAAAGCCCCCCCCCAAGAAGCACTCCCCCAAGAGGCGGCTGCAGCACGCCCTGGAGGACCAGATCTACCGTATCTTCCGTAAGAGCAGGGTGCTGACCAACCAGAGCATCAACTGCCTGTTCACCGTGCCTGCCAACCAGGCCTTCGTGTACATCGTGGCCGGTGGGGCGCAGGACGGGGAGGATCCCGTGGCCATGCTTCTCGATCAGCTCAGGAGCAACTGCACCATGAGAGAGACGGACTCCCTGCTGGCTCCCACCCTGTCGGGACCCCGGAGGTACCAGATGATGCGCCacggcaggcagcagctctccttccatgcagagagcagcagcagcagctccagttcCTCGGGGCAGCTGGTGGACTGCACCCTGAAGGAGTTCTTGTGGCAGCACGTGGAGCTGGTGCTCAGCAAGAAGGGCTTCGATGACAGCGTGGGGAGGAACCCGCAGCCCTCTCACTTTGAGCTCCCGACCTACCAGAAGTGGGTCGCTGCAGCTCTGAAGCTGTACGAAGTGACCATCGAAGGCAAAGACGATGACCCGACTTCTCTCACTGGCGAACTGAGCTCAAAAATCATGGGCAGCATCAAAGTTCTGGAAGGCTATTTAGATATAGACACCAAGTTCTCCGAGAACCGTTGCCAGAAAGCCCTCCCCATGGCCCACAGTGCCTACCAGTCCAACCTGCCCCACAATTACACCATGACGGTCCATAAGAACCAGCTGGCTCAGGCCTTACGTGTGTACAGCCAGCACGCCCGCGGCCCGGCCTTCCATAAGTACGCCATGCAGCTGAATGAGGACTGCTACAAGTTCTGGAGCAACGGGCACCAGCTTTGTGAGGAGCGAAGCTTGACTGACCAGCACTGCGTGCACAAGTTCCATTTGCTTCCCAAAGCAG GGGAGAAGCCAGAAGCAGACAGAAATCCCCCAATCCTGTACCACAACAGCCGGGCTCGTTCCACTGGCGCCTGTAACTGTGGAAGAAAGCAAGCTCCTCGTGATGACCCCTTTGACATCAAAGCAGCTAATTACGACTTCTACCAG ctgctggaagaaaaatgctgtggGAAACTGGAGCACATCAATTTTCCCATATTTCAGCCAAGCACACCTGATCCAGCACCTGCGAGAGACGAGGCATCGCCTGCCCCTCCGGAGGGCGAAATTGAGAAGCTTAAAGAGAAAGAACCTCAGACTCAGGGTGAAAGCACAGGTCTGAGCTTAGCCCTCAGCCTGGGGCAGTCAACGGGCAGCTTGGGCACTTACCCACCGGATGCCCAGGGCGGAGGGGACAATGCAGAAGGTCAGGGGCAGAGTGGGGAGTCCAAAAGTGAGAAAAGGCCGAGCCTGGTGGATCGCCAGGCATCCACTGTGGAGTACCTCCCTGGGATGCTCCATTCCAATTGCCCCAAAGGCCTTCTGCCGAAATTCTCCAGTTGGTCACTGGTTAAACTGGGGCCTGCTAAGGCTTACAACTTCCACACAGGCCTAGACCAGCAAGGCTTTATCCCGGGAACAAACTACTTAATGCCTTGGGACATTGTCATCAGGACAAGAGCTGAAGACGAAGGAGACTTGGATACCAATTCCTGGCCTGCTCCTAACAAGGCCATTCCTGCAAAAAGGAGTGCAGTTGTGATGGGAAGAGGAAGGCGGAGAGATGACATAGCTCGAGCTTTTGTAGGATTTGAATATGAAGATGCACGTGGTAGGAGGTTCATGTGTTCAGGGCCTGATAAGGTCATGAAAGTGATGGGAGGGGGGCCGAAGGAGTCCGCCATCAAAGCCCTCAATTCTGACATGCCACTCTACATCCTGTCCTCGACTCAGGGACGGGGACTCAAGCCCCATTATGCTCAGTTCATGAGACTCTTTGTGGTGGTTCCCGACGCTCCGCTGCAAATAACGCTGACGCCTCAG GTTCAGCCCGGCCCCCCCCCTTGCCCTGTGTTCTACCCCGAGAAGCAGGAAATCACGCTTCCATCGGACGGGCTGTGGGTGCTCAGGTTTCCCTACGCGTACGTGACGGAGCGCGGGCCGTGCTTTCCTCCAAAGGAGAGCCAACAGCTGATGAGCTACAAAGTTCTCCGAGGGATACTGAAGGCGATGACGCAGTAA
- the GDPD1 gene encoding lysophospholipase D GDPD1 codes for MSATLYVLSTLGGYVLTSALLLKCPGLLHRPKRQRFRCRHISHRGGAGENLENTMAAFHHAVNIGTDMLELDCHLTKDEQVVVSHDENLKRSTGVDVNISDLKYSELPPYLCKLDVTFQKESHSEGKDNRIPLLKEVFEAFPQTPVNIDIKMNNNVLIRKVSELVSQYKREHLTVWGNANYEVVSKCLKENADIPIIFCLQRVLLLLGLFYTGLLPFIPFKEEFLEIPMPSIILKLKEPEKMSRSQKFIIWLADTLLMRKALFDHLTARGIQVYIWVLNEEQEYKRAFDLGATGVMTDYPTKLKEFLHNYPV; via the exons ATGTCGGCGACGCTCTACGTGCTGTCCACGCTGGGAGGATACGTCCTCACCTCGGCGCTGCTCCTCAAGTGCCCGGGGCTGCTCCACCGGCCCAAGCGGCAGCGCTTCCGCTGCCGGCACATCTCGCACCGCGGCG GTGCTGGGGAGAACCTGGAGAACACGATGGCAGCCTTTCACCA TGCTGTTAACATAGGGACGGACATGCTGGAGCTGGACTGTCACCTGACCAAAGATGAGCAAGTGGTCGTGTCCCACGATGAGAACCTGAAGAGGTCAACAGGAGTCGACGTCAACATATCCGACCTCAAGTACTCT GAACTTCCACCGTATCTCTGCAAGTTGGATGTCACGTTTCAGAAAG AAAGTCACTCCGAGGGCAAAGATAACCGCATCCCTCTCCTGAAGGAGGTGTTTGAGGCATTCCCACAAACTCCTGTCAACATTGACATCAAAATGAACAACAACGTGTTGATCAGGAAG GTCTCAGAGCTGGTGAGTCAGTATAAACGAGAGCACTTGACAGTATGGGGGAATGCCAATTACGAGGTGGTGTCCAAGTGTCTGAAGGAG AATGCTGACATTCCCATCATCTTCTGTTTGCAAcgtgtcctgctgctgctgggcctgtTCTACACCGGTCTGCTGCCATTCATTCCTTTCAAGGAAGAATTCTTGGAAATCCCCATGCCTTCCATCATCCTCAA GCTGAAAGAACCAGAAAAGATGTCAAGAAGCCAGAAATTCATTATCTGGCTAGCTGACAC aCTGCTAATGAGGAAAGCACTTTTCGACCACCTCACTGCTCGGGGCATTCAG GTATATATTTGGGTACTGAACGAAGAACAGGAATACAAGAGAGCTTTTGATCTGGGAGCAACCGGAGTCATGACAGACTATCCCACAAAGCTCAAGGAGTTCTTACACAACTATCCCGTGTAA